In the genome of Gloeocapsa sp. DLM2.Bin57, one region contains:
- a CDS encoding glutathione S-transferase family protein, which yields MGLLIEGVWHDQWYDTTSTGGRFIRKDSQFRNSITPQGKFPPEANRYHLYVSYACPWAHRTLIFRKLKGLEKIISVSVVNWYMGENGWTFAPGKEVTPDHLSGFSYLYQIYTKADPNYTGRVTVPILWDQQTETIVNNESSEIIRIFNTAFDELGAIPGDYYPEALRAEIDQINDRIYHTVNNGVYKAGFATTQEAYNEAIGPLFDTLDWLETRLETQKYLMGDNPTEADWRLFTTLVRFDAVYVGHFKCNLRRIVDYPNLWAYLRRLYHTPGIAETINFQHIKGHYYQSHQTINPTGIVPRGPEIDWSI from the coding sequence ATGGGACTACTGATAGAAGGAGTTTGGCACGACCAATGGTACGATACCACTAGTACAGGAGGTCGCTTTATTCGAAAGGATTCTCAATTTCGCAACTCAATAACTCCTCAAGGAAAATTCCCACCCGAAGCTAATCGTTATCATCTTTATGTTTCTTATGCTTGTCCTTGGGCTCATCGTACCTTAATTTTTCGTAAGTTAAAAGGTTTAGAAAAGATTATTTCTGTATCTGTAGTTAACTGGTATATGGGGGAAAATGGTTGGACTTTTGCTCCAGGGAAAGAAGTGACACCAGATCACCTGTCTGGTTTTAGTTATCTTTATCAGATTTATACTAAAGCAGATCCCAACTATACTGGAAGAGTAACAGTTCCCATACTTTGGGATCAACAAACCGAGACCATAGTTAATAACGAATCATCGGAAATTATTCGGATATTTAATACTGCTTTTGACGAATTAGGAGCAATACCAGGAGATTACTACCCAGAAGCTTTGAGAGCAGAGATTGATCAGATTAACGATCGCATCTACCATACAGTCAATAATGGCGTCTATAAAGCAGGATTCGCTACTACTCAGGAAGCTTATAACGAAGCTATTGGACCTCTTTTTGATACCTTAGATTGGTTAGAAACCCGTTTAGAAACACAAAAATACCTTATGGGAGACAACCCTACAGAAGCCGACTGGAGACTATTTACTACTTTAGTCAGATTTGATGCTGTTTATGTGGGTCACTTCAAATGTAACCTACGTCGCATCGTAGATTATCCTAATCTTTGGGCTTACCTACGACGATTATACCATACACCAGGGATAGCTGAAACCATTAACTTTCAACATATCAAAGGACATTACTATCAAAGTCATCAAACCATTAATCCTACAGGAATAGTACCTAGAGGACCAGAAATTGACTGGAGTATTTAA
- a CDS encoding GTP-binding protein: MKQLPVTVITGFLGSGKTTLLNHILSNNKLKVAVLVNEFGDIDIDSQLLVSVDENMITLSNGCICCSINESLIEAIEQILDLEQPVDYLIVETTGVADPLPIALTFLSTHLRELIRLDSILTVVDAESFTSEHFDSDAALKQIIYGDIIILNKTDLVTATKLKSLEGDIQLIKPGARIIHSEYGKVPLPLLLDIDLCEPSIYENIKQEHHDHDHPSHHLEIDDFVSISFESDRPFNLAKFQNFFADAKVNQVFRAKGILWFAESQLRHIFQLSGKRYDIHTDQWKTQKKNQLVLIGRNLNVAEINQGLEECLLG; this comes from the coding sequence ATGAAACAATTGCCCGTAACAGTAATTACAGGATTTCTCGGGAGTGGTAAAACTACTCTACTTAATCATATTCTCAGTAATAATAAGTTAAAAGTAGCGGTTTTAGTCAACGAATTTGGGGATATTGATATAGATAGTCAATTATTGGTATCCGTTGATGAAAATATGATTACTCTTAGTAATGGCTGTATTTGTTGCAGTATTAATGAGAGTTTGATAGAAGCTATTGAGCAAATTTTAGACCTAGAACAACCTGTTGATTATTTAATAGTAGAAACAACGGGAGTAGCAGATCCTTTACCTATTGCTTTAACTTTTTTAAGTACTCATTTACGTGAACTTATTAGACTTGATTCTATCTTAACTGTTGTAGATGCAGAAAGTTTTACATCAGAACATTTTGATAGTGATGCTGCTTTAAAACAAATAATTTATGGGGATATTATTATCTTAAATAAAACGGATTTAGTCACAGCAACTAAATTAAAATCTTTAGAGGGAGATATTCAATTAATCAAACCAGGAGCAAGAATTATTCACTCTGAATATGGTAAAGTTCCCTTACCTTTATTACTAGATATAGATTTATGTGAGCCTAGTATTTATGAGAATATAAAGCAAGAGCATCATGATCACGATCATCCTTCTCACCATCTGGAAATAGATGATTTTGTGTCTATTTCTTTTGAAAGCGATCGCCCCTTTAATTTGGCAAAATTTCAGAATTTTTTCGCTGATGCTAAAGTTAATCAAGTTTTTCGTGCTAAAGGTATTCTCTGGTTTGCTGAGAGTCAATTACGTCATATTTTCCAACTCAGTGGTAAACGTTATGATATTCATACTGACCAATGGAAAACTCAGAAAAAGAATCAATTAGTCTTAATTGGTCGTAATTTGAACGTTGCAGAAATTAATCAAGGACTTGAAGAATGTTTGTTAGGCTAA
- a CDS encoding N-acetylneuraminate synthase, with amino-acid sequence MNRYLNIDGVAIHDQSDCYVIAEIGNNHQGNLDKCKEMFRVAKECGANAVKLQKRDNRSLYTKAAFDKPYEHENSFGSTYGEHREFLEFGQAEYLELKEYAAQIGITFFATAFDFPSADFLEALDLPLYKIASGDIKNIPLIKYIASFNKPMIVSTGGATLEDVQRVYQEIMPINPQLCILQCTASYPASFEELDLKVIQTYQEMFPEISVGLSSHDNGIAMAVAAYVLGARVIEKHFTLNRALKGTDHAFSLEPTGLRKMVRDLRRTKQALGDGQKKVYLSERPAVMKMGKKLVATQDLPAGHILTKADLQIKCPGDGIPPYELDKVVGKMLTESLAIDEAIAWTKLTDKVETAVL; translated from the coding sequence ATGAATCGGTATTTAAATATCGATGGAGTAGCGATTCACGATCAAAGTGATTGCTATGTCATCGCCGAAATTGGCAATAATCATCAGGGAAACCTAGATAAGTGTAAAGAAATGTTTCGGGTGGCTAAAGAATGTGGCGCTAATGCAGTTAAATTGCAAAAGCGAGATAATCGCAGTCTCTACACCAAAGCAGCTTTTGATAAACCCTATGAACACGAGAATAGCTTCGGAAGTACTTACGGGGAACATCGGGAATTTTTAGAATTTGGTCAAGCAGAATATCTAGAATTAAAAGAATACGCAGCACAAATAGGGATCACTTTCTTTGCAACCGCTTTTGACTTCCCTAGTGCGGACTTTTTAGAAGCCTTGGATCTACCTTTATATAAAATAGCATCAGGAGATATCAAAAATATCCCCCTAATCAAGTATATCGCTAGCTTCAACAAACCCATGATTGTTAGTACAGGAGGAGCTACCCTAGAAGATGTACAAAGGGTATATCAGGAAATCATGCCGATTAATCCTCAATTATGTATCCTCCAATGTACAGCAAGTTATCCCGCTAGTTTTGAAGAATTAGACCTCAAAGTAATCCAAACCTATCAAGAAATGTTCCCCGAGATCAGTGTGGGATTATCTAGTCATGATAACGGTATAGCTATGGCTGTAGCAGCTTATGTACTAGGAGCAAGAGTAATCGAAAAACATTTTACCCTCAATCGCGCTCTCAAAGGAACAGATCACGCCTTTTCCCTCGAACCAACGGGATTAAGAAAAATGGTCAGAGATTTGCGCAGAACAAAACAAGCTTTAGGAGATGGTCAGAAAAAAGTCTATCTCAGTGAACGTCCCGCGGTCATGAAAATGGGGAAAAAATTAGTAGCAACCCAAGATTTACCCGCAGGTCATATACTTACTAAAGCAGATTTACAAATCAAATGTCCAGGAGATGGTATCCCTCCCTATGAATTAGATAAAGTAGTAGGAAAAATGTTAACCGAGTCTCTAGCCATAGATGAGGCGATCGCTTGGACAAAACTAACAGATAAAGTAGAAACAGCAGTACTGTGA
- a CDS encoding GTP-binding protein, producing the protein MIRKDSQSYLVLIGRNLNVAEINQGLEECLLS; encoded by the coding sequence TTGATTCGAAAGGATTCTCAAAGTTATCTAGTCTTAATTGGTCGTAATTTAAACGTTGCAGAAATTAATCAAGGACTTGAAGAATGTTTGTTAAGCTAA